The Paenibacillus wynnii DNA window ATCCCACATCCACAGCCCCCAATCATCGTAATTCAAGTCAGCCCGTTCATAATAAATCCGGATCGAGTTATCAACCTGCTCATACGGTGCCGACAATGAGACGACGTCTGATCCTTCATTAATCCATACTTCCTTGAGTTGCGAGGAGATCAGGGTTACATTCTTCTGATCTGCTTCTTTTTCACCGGTAATCTTATTCACGACAATGAAGTAAATATTCACGGCATTTTCCTTGATCGGGATATCAACATATGCTCCATGGCTTGATAATTGATCGTCGCTGAAAGATGAAGCACCGACCGGCCAGATTCCTGCTTGTTCAGATGTAACGCTTACATCTCCCCATAGCCATAAGCCCATATCCCCATATTGATTGTCTGCCCGTTGATAGTGGACTCTCAGCGTGTGATCCGGAACTGGATTTGCTTCAGTTTGGACAGCATTCTCCACCACTTCTGCGCTAGCGGGTTGAACATACACGAGATTACCTGCTAAAAGTCCCAGCATAAGTACACTCAGTAACAGTAGCCTTAATGATCTCAATCGTCTTACCATTAGAACACTCTCCTTTGAGAAAATAGTGAAATTATAAGTCAGTCAGAATAGCAGCGTATAGAGAATGCTGCCCATAGTAAGTGTTCAGGGCAGCATCCTTTGGGAGACATCTAGATTATTTTACGCTTGTATATCGGCTGTACGCGTCAGTGCGAATCTTGATCAGTTTTTCAAGACCCATTTTATTCAGCTGGTTGACATAGTCGTCCCAACCTTTATCAATTCCGCCTTTAGTTATAAATTGCGCCCGCATTGTATTCACGTAACCGTCGATATCCGTGGTCAAAGTCGGCAGTTCCTGGAATTCCTCTGCTGTGTACATTACATTAGGGAAAGGTGTTGTTGCGAACTCGCTTCCCAGCTTATCGAGCTCCAACTTCAGTCCATCTCCGCTCTTAGGGCTTAGAACGATGCTCTTTTCAAATGACGGACTCACATATTTCGGCCCGAAATCCCGGAGCGACTGATCCCAGTACCAGGCATCTGCACTAGTTCCGTTAGGTGGATCCATCAACGTATACGTATTATTGTCATTCTTCTGGATAACAGTTCCTATCGCGCCCCAGAAATTCTGAATGCTTGCTTCATTGGTATAGAACTGGTCTGCCCAGCGGGCAGCGACCTCTGGATATTTGGAGGAAGTAGTAATCAGTAGTTCATTACGTGCGAGATTCATGCCAATCGGATTTCCGATGGTGTAACGATTGCCATCCGGTCCGGCAATCGGAGGAATCGTCACATATTGATCACTCCATTTGCCAAACACTGCGTCCGGGGTCCATTGGTACGAAAAGCCCACAATTGGCGCATCCGGATTTTGAAATTTGGCCGATCTCATAGTGTCATCTTGAGTGAACAGTTCTTTGTCCAGTAAGCCTTCGCTATACAATTTATTCTCCCATTCCAGAGCCTTTTTGTACTCCTCAGAAGTGGGGTAGAATACGGCATTTCCTTCTTTGATCACCATAAAGTTATTATTCAGGTCAGCGATCCCGAAGGGACTGATGATATCATTTCCTAGTTCGATATAAGGGATCTCGTCCTGTTTTCCGTTGCCATTCGGATCTTTTTCCTTAAAGGCTTTAAAGACGCTGTAAAGCTCATCAACGGTATCCGGGACTTCAAGTCCCAATTTATCAAGCCAGACTTTGTTAATTACAGGTTGACGCGAGCTTTTCGGACGCGATGGCAGCCTTGCGGGCAGAGAGTATATTTTGCCGTCAGGAAAGGTGCTGATTTTTTTCATTTCTGGCGTTTCCTGCATAGCCGCTTTAAGGTTAGGCATGTTTTGTTCAATATAATCATCCAGAGGGCGGAAATAGCTTAAATTATTGACAATATCGGAATCACCGAAGCTTTGATTACCAATAATAACATCAGGAAGTGTACCGCTTGCCAACAGAATGGATTTCTGTTCAGCCCAGTCATTGGATGACATCACTTGCCATTCGATTTTGACATTCGTATTCTTTTCGAGATCCTTAAGCCACTGGTTTTGGGTAAAGGTATCCCCCATGCTTCCCCAGCGGACGGTCAATACTTTCAATTTCACAGGCTCATTGACAATCGGTAAGCCCTCTTTGT harbors:
- a CDS encoding extracellular solute-binding protein, which gives rise to MVQHSNKMTAKKWAMGLLGAAMVFGIAGCGGNNVANNVESGTSSYNKEGLPIVNEPVKLKVLTVRWGSMGDTFTQNQWLKDLEKNTNVKIEWQVMSSNDWAEQKSILLASGTLPDVIIGNQSFGDSDIVNNLSYFRPLDDYIEQNMPNLKAAMQETPEMKKISTFPDGKIYSLPARLPSRPKSSRQPVINKVWLDKLGLEVPDTVDELYSVFKAFKEKDPNGNGKQDEIPYIELGNDIISPFGIADLNNNFMVIKEGNAVFYPTSEEYKKALEWENKLYSEGLLDKELFTQDDTMRSAKFQNPDAPIVGFSYQWTPDAVFGKWSDQYVTIPPIAGPDGNRYTIGNPIGMNLARNELLITTSSKYPEVAARWADQFYTNEASIQNFWGAIGTVIQKNDNNTYTLMDPPNGTSADAWYWDQSLRDFGPKYVSPSFEKSIVLSPKSGDGLKLELDKLGSEFATTPFPNVMYTAEEFQELPTLTTDIDGYVNTMRAQFITKGGIDKGWDDYVNQLNKMGLEKLIKIRTDAYSRYTSVK